The sequence below is a genomic window from Cygnus atratus isolate AKBS03 ecotype Queensland, Australia chromosome 4, CAtr_DNAZoo_HiC_assembly, whole genome shotgun sequence.
GCGATCCCGGGGCTGGGATGCATCCAGTATGGGATGAGGAGGGCCAAGGGCATGGGGGCCCCCGTCCTCACGCCCTGTTCCTGGCAGGGGGGTGACGGAGGGCGtgacgctgctgctgctggcactgcagacGGGGCTGCTCGACCTGCAGGTCCTGCAGCGGACCTTCCTCCTCAGCATCATCCTCTTCATCGTGGTGACATCCACGCTGCAGTCCATGATCGAGATAGCTGACCCCATCGTGCTGGCGCTGGGGGCCTCCCGCAACAGGTACCGGTCGTgtggggaagagcagcaggacGCAGCCCTGTCCTGCACCCCTCTGCCAGCCCGGCCCTGGGAGCAGCCATGCCCGAGGCACGGGAGCTGCTCGCTTTGGGGCAGAGCCAGAGGTGACTggagcagggggctggcagcagagggtGCTGCCGGGGGGCGTCTGGGTGGGAGGCACCTCCTGGCTGAGCTGCGCCCCCCCAGGAGCCTCTGGAAGCATTTCCGCGGCATCAGCATGTGCCTCTTCTTGCTGGTCTTCCCCTGCTTCATGGCCTACAAGATCGCCCACTTCTTCCACCTGGACTTCTGGCTGCTCATCCTGGTCTCCAGCTGCATGCTCACCTCCCTGCAGGTACGGGGgggccccctgctcctgtgggggtgCACGTCCCCTCCAATGTGCCCGGGAGCTCCCCGGCCCTGGGCAGGGTGAGCAGAGGTTCCCTGGGGTTCTGGAGCACGACCGTGTCCCAGTCGTGCTCCCAAGGTTGGGGTTGGGTTGGGGCGTGCTGTGTGccggccagcagcacccaggcgCGTCCCGCTGCCCGCCAGGTGATGGGCACGCTCTTCATCTACGCCCTCTTCgtggtggagctgctgcaggacacGCCGCTGGAGCGCATGGACGAGATCATCTACTGCGTGAACGCCGTGAGCCGGGTGCTGGAGTTCCTGGTGGCCCTGTGCGTGGTGGCCTACGGCACCTGGGAGTCCCTCTTCGGCGAGTGGAGCTGGATGGGCGCCTCCGTCATCATCATCCACTCCTACTTCAACGTCTGGCTGCGCGCCCAGTCGGGCTGGAGGAGCTTCCTGCTGCGCCGCGAGGCCGCCAAGAAGATCAACTCCCTGCCCAGGGCCACGCGCGGGCAGCTGCGGGACCACAACGACGTGTGCGCCATCTGCTTCCAGGTGAGCCCCTGCCAGGACCCCCTGCAGCACCGGGAGGGCCCCATTCTGCCGATTCCCCCAGCACAgggggggctggagcagcccccggGGTCCCGTGCCGGCCcttgccccagccctgcacctcAGGTGACGCCGGGTGACATCCTCTCTCCGCCCGCAGGACATGCAGGTGGCCGTCATCACCCCCTGCAGCCACTTCTTCCACGGTGCCTGCCTCCGCAAGTGGCTCTACGTGCAGGACACGTGCCCCATGTGCCACCAGCAGGTcacaccagcagccccccaggaccATGCCGGCATCGGGACGGCGGCTCAGGAGGTGCCGGCCCACGAGGACGAGGTGCTGGTGGATGGAggagccccagcacagccccgggAGGACGGGCTGCCCCGTGGGGACAGCGTGCTCGCAGgcccaggggacagcagggcttGCCAGGGTGACGGGgctgggccctgcagcccccacctccctgctcaTCCCAGCACCCCTGCCCTGGGTGAAGAAGCAGCGGGTGCCATCCCACAGCCCCACGGGGACCCTTGTccctgcccccggccccctgcACCCCTCAGGGCTGGGCCCCCCAGCAAGGACTCGCAGCAGCTGGTGCCCTCGCCTGCCAGCCTGGACCATTTTGCCAGCCCCACCCCCGGTGCGGGGGACGGTGGGGACATCCACAGTGGCCACCACCCCTCCTAGcacatcccctccccatcccaccccctcccctcctgcagaCCGCTAGGCACCCCgcaccagcagccccccggtGCCAGGGGTCTCCAGGCCCCCCAGGATTGGGGTCTCTCTCTGGGGCCACGCAGCACGCGGGGGCTGGGACCAAGCCGTGCCCCGCGGACTGATTTTGCAATAAATCCGGAGCTGAAGCTGCTGCGACCCCGTGCTCCTGCCCCGTGCTCCTGCGTTTGGGCCTGGCAGGaccccgcggggggggggctgtgctggggccgcatccagccctgctcagccccgcGTGCTGGGGGGGCGCAGAGCGGGTGCCTGCCTGGCACGGGGGGCATGGCTGGGGGCGGAGGGGCGTGCTGGGCTTGGCATGGGGCTGGTGCGGGGTGCCGTGGGCTCGGTGCAGGTCTGGCACAGGATGGGGGGGGGTGGTTggcatggggctgggcaccctgagccccctcccagctctgctgcccaacCCCAtttccccagccccatccacGTGCTGGGGGGGAGGGCATGGGGCCCCCTCCGCTCCCAGCTGAGCCCGAGAGGGGATGGGGGCACTGAGCCCTGCCggggtccccgtccccgtgGTGCTGACCCCCACTGTGGCTGGGGGGGCGTCAGCGCCTGGTGGGATTTGGGGCGGAAGCCCGGCTGTGGGGGGTCCCTGCTGGGGGGCACCCAGCCCTTctggcagcccctctgctgcccggcaggggaggcagggagggccCCAAGGGCCGGGGTCCCTGGGGAGGAGGTAAATGGGCTCCCCCCTTCCAGCTCAGCCCCACCCTGCACTTACCCTAAGGAGGCTGACGCAGCGTCCCGGGGGGGCCCTGTGCAGCCCATTAGCCGAGGGAGAGAGAACCGGCCATAAAACCCAACCACTCGGGGCGaggctccctcctccctcctccccccgcagcccccagccttaCACCAACGCCTCGacccccggacccccccccccggccgggctgCCGTGGGGCTGAGTGCCCCCCATGGGGTCCGAGGGGCCTGGAGGGGACGTGGCCATGGGGGGCCCACGGGTGCCCCTggctggggggaggcagcaTGGGGGGAGCTGCCCGGACCCCTTCGCAGGGGCTCTGCCCCCCCGGAGGCCAAGGGGCTGCTCCCGTGCCCCTCGCCCCCAGCCGTGAGCAGggcagcccccccgtgcccctcCCACCGGCATTAGGGCACGTTACCGGATCCGTGCTAGGGAACGCGGCTCCCTGGCAGAGAAACCcggcgtcccccccccccccgggcttCCCTCCCCCCCGGGCACGGCTCCGAGGGCGCTGCCTGGAAgtgggggaggcgggggggtggcacagggctggggtcccctgggtgctgcccaCCCCTGCGATCCTACCGCTGGCACCGGCAGCATGGgggggagggttgggggggggaacACCAAGGCGGCCCCCCCGTGCGGaccctggtgctgggggggtgccCGGGTCTGGCAGCAGGGCCCCTGCCTTCCCTCCGCACCCCAAACCCCACCGCCGGGCACCCACCGGGGGTACGGGGACAGACAGACACGGGGGTGGGCGCGTGCCCGGACAGACGGACAACGGGCTGGGTgtgtgggtgctggggtggggggggtgcaTAAATGGGGGGGTTTAAGGGCAGATGGGACGGATGTGTGcacggatggatggatggatagtGGGGGGGATGGGTGGTTAATGGGGGGATGGGTGGACGGAGGGACAGACGGATGGACAATAGGATGGGTGGGTGTGCGGACAGATGGACGCTGGCCCGGATGGGTGCACAGGCGAATGGACGCCCCCATCTCCGCAGGAAACCCCACGGCCCCACCAGCCTTGGGGGGCTccgggcagagctgggggcgCTCGGTGGGCTCGGCCCCCGCGGGGGgctctccctgcagagccctggTGCAGAAGCTGCGCAAGGAGCGGGGGCCGCGGGACACCAAGgaacccccccacacaccccccaggggctgccccctCCCGCAGCGCCGGGGCGCAGGAGCCGGGGGAGTTTGTCCAAGCCCCGCAGCTGCCGGAGGCCTCTGCTCCCGCGGGACCCCctctcgccccccccccccggctggcAGCGCTGCCTTCCCGGAGGAGGATGGAGCAAAGCCTCGAGTCCTCGGCCTCCTCCTGAGCCTCCCCtgtgggggggtcctgggggcgATTCCTGCTGGGTGCAACCCTCCTGGGTCCATCCCTCCCTGATTCATCCCTCGGGGGTTTGTCCCCTCTGGGTTTGTCCCCTCCGGGGTTTGTCCTTTCCTGCTCCGTTTACTTGCCCGTTGCAGACAGAAACCCGCTGGGACGTGTGTCCCCCCCCTCAGACCCTCCGGCAGCTCCAccttccccagcctggccccttggggtgctggggaccctggaggggggggctgggggctgcctggTTCTGTTTCAGCGCCGCCCTCGGGGTCCCTGCCCCCGGGGTGTATCCCAAAGGACCCAATTATTCGTGATGGGTGCTCGGTGGCTCGTTTGGGGTCACTCTGGGGTATCCAAGGGGCTCATTTGGGGTCAGCGTAGGGGATGCAGGGGACACAAAGAGGGGCACTGGGGTCCCTCAGGAGGCACGGGGGGGTCGTTGGGAGGGCACAGGGGGCTGCATGGGTCTCTGTGGGGTTTGCGAGGGGCCTGAGGGGTCTCTCTGGGCAGCGTTGGGGTGCATCCGAAGGGCACTGAGGCCTCTCGGGATGTCAGGGGGACGCAGTGGGGCCAGGCTGTGCTCACAGCCCGCCTGGGGTCCATCCAGGGTCTCTGTGCGGCATCAGgcgatgggggggggggtctctgcAGGGTGCCCCGGGGGTTCTGTGGGGTCCCTGGGGGACGTCTGCAAAGCCTGTTGGGGATCCCAGGGTGTCTCAGGGGCCGCTCTGGGACATCTGCAGAAACGGTTTGGGATCCTTTTGGGGTGTCTTGGGGGGTGCAGCGGGGTCACTCTGGGACATCTGTAGGACCAGTTTGGGGGTCTTTTGGGGTGTCTCGGGGTGTGCAGCGGGGTCACTCCGGGGCATCCACAGGAACAGTTTGGGGTCCTTTCGGGGTGTCTCGCAGGTGCAGCCGAGGTGTCCACCGGAGCATCCCTGCGCCCTCTCCGGGCTCCCCGCCGCGTCCCATCGcgggccccccccggggccgtcCCCGGCGCTCCGGGCGTCGCCCCCCCCGCTCTCCCCCCGGCGGCGTCCGCGGCGGCGCTGCCCGCGGAGCCCCTCGGCGGCGCGGGGAGGGGCCGCTCCTCCCCGGAATGATGTCAGCCtgcccggccgcggcccccgccTCCCCCGGCGGCTCCGGCCCTGCCTccccggggaggcggcggcggcatGGCCcgggccggcggggcggcggggccgcggcggcgggtgctggtgctgatggtgctggtggccgcggcggggcggcggggccgcggggccgggggggggcggcggcggggcggggggggcgccccccccgggctcccgccgaccccggccccccccggccgcccgctgctgctgctgctgccgctgccgccgccgccgccgccgccgccgccgccccgcgccgcgcccgccgccgccgccgcccggccggtAACGAgcccccgccccgggccgcGCCTgccccctcccgcagccctcccccggcctcctcctcctcctcctcccgtgcctccatccctcccccggtgccctcagcctccctccctccctccacccctcccctgctccctccatccctcctccagccccccgagcctccctccagccctccctccactcctcctcccagccttcctccctccctccctcccctcctctgcctccctccccccccccccactcctcctcctctgccctccccatccctccccccccccccccgccccccgccccttcccctcccggTTCCCCGCACTTGGGCTCCTCCGTCTCCAACTTCTCCGGCCCTGcctccgcccgcccccgccgcccgcccccccagccccccccccggtcccccccctgcctcccctcgcTCCCGGCCGCCCAGCCGCCGCAGATGCCGCTTCCCCGGCGGCCGGGACGGCGGCGCCCGGCACCTGCCCGGCTCTGAGCGCCgcgcccggggcggggggggggaagttgGGGGCGGCCGCTGAGCCCCTGCCATGTTCTCCGTGCAGGAGGcgctgccccggggggggctgcCCATGAAGGAAGAGCCGCTGACGGCCGGGCTGCCCTCGgtgaggtggctgcagggcacCGGCATCCTGGACGCCAGCACGGCGGCGCAGAGGTAAGGCGACGGCGGCTCCGTGGGCATCCCCGGCACCACGGGCATCCCGGGCTCCGTGGGCATCCCGGGCTCCGTGGGCATCCCGGGCTCCGTGGGCATCCCGGGCTCTGTGGGCATCCCAGGCACCACAGGCATCCCGAGCTCCATGGGCACCCCGGGCTCCGTGGGCTCCAGGATCATcccggctgcccccagcagcccgggTGCCACAAGCTCCACGGCATCCCAGGTGCTGCGAGCACCCCGTGCCCCACGGGCACCCCGTGCCCCACAAACACCCCGCGCACTCCAGGCACACCCTGCACGCTCTGGGCACCCCAGGCACCCAACCCCCTCAGCATCCCGGGGTCCGTGGGCAGCCTGGATGCTTTGGGCATCCCTAGTGCCCGCTGGGGACTTCAGGCATCCCAAGTGCCCCCCACACCCTGGGCTCCTCAGGCCTCGCGGGTTATCCAGACCCCTGAGTACCTTGGGTACCGTGGGGACCCCCGGGGACCTCAGCAGCACCCCGAGCCCTGTCACCCCACGTGTGCCAGGCTGGTCACCCCGTGCTGGGAGGGCTGGCGGATGGCAGtggggcaggtgctgctgctggagctgcaagGGGCTCATGCTGAGCTGTGTGCCACGCGTCTTGGGGCTGGACCCGCACCCCGTGCCCCAGCTGTATGGCAAGGCTGGCGGCGCCGCCTTCCCCTCTtcctgggcagggctggtggcatcGGCCAGGCGAGACACCGCTCACGCAGCCTGCACCATCGGGCTTGCTGCTtccacagccccctgccctcctgtgCTCTCTCACCCCATTCCCTGCCCTCCTCATAGGGCTCTGCGTGCCCTGTCCCTATCCCTCTTcccatcccctgccctccctggggCTCCCTGTGCTCCACCCCGTCCCCGCGGGGCTCAGGGCTCCATGCGCAACgctcccctgcccttccccagccccgtgcccagaGGGGTCCCGGCAGTGGCAGGGGGACACCTCCACCCCTGTCCCTAGtacccctgctcctgctgtccccatgAGTTGGGGGGCTCGGTACAGGGGTGCCGTGCTTGCAGCGTGCTGCGGCTCTGCCTAGGCGTACCAGGAGGTGCCGGGGGCCCTGGGACAGCCTGGACACAGCCCAGTGAGAGTGTGGGTGCTGCCTCCCCAGTGCCCTGCCCCATGCTGAGGGTgcctgtgtcccctcccagccagGGACAGTGGGGCTGGGCTCTGGTGGGGGGCGACTGCCACAGCGGAGCGGGACATCCCCAGCACCGCCAGCCCCCTGGCAGAGTTGCCCATCTGGGCACCATCCCCGAGCCCGGGGACCCCAGCACCACTGCGAGCCCTGCCGCCTGCTCgccccaggggctgtgttgGAAGCCCTGGGGTCTCCCCCGGGAACCCCCCCGCTGCTGCACTCGCAGATGCTCCGGGGTGCTGCAAAACTGCAGCGATCCTACTGAGTCCCCGGCAAAGCCACCCggtgcagccctgctgagcaCCCCAGCAGAGGGGCTGCGCTGAAGGGCTGCACTGGTGGGCTGGCCCGGCCccgggaggtggggagggggctgcagagggggtGAGAGCCGGGGCGCAAGGAGGTGCTGGCCGTCATGCACCCAGAGACTTCCCCGTGCCCCAGTGTGGTGGTGAGGAAGGCGGATGATATCCGtccccctgcctctgctccccggCTGCAACAGCACAGGGGGACAGcgggggacaggcagggctgggctcggtggtggggacggggctgccgTGTGTCTCCGTGTGTCGGTGCACGAGGAAGGGGCTCACGGacccctgctcagccccacagtTTTGGGGCAGCAGATGATGTGCTCGGCAGCCTGCAGTGCCGTCCCTGTCCCgccgctgtccccagcagctgggtgtGAACGGTGCGTGTGTCGGCGGTGACATGCGTGTGGACACACGCGGGCTGCTCGCCACCTCCACACccggctgcccggccccggggcctcTCATCACTGGCAAACACCGGCCCCATGGTCCTGTGGTGCCTCGCAGGCTCGCTCCCCACGTGCTGCCCACGAGCAGCCCCGAGCACGTCCCGGGGGTGACGTTCAGGGTCAGGGTCCTGGGGACAAGCCCGCGCCGTGCCTCGGCTTCCCGggctccctcccaccctcccgCAGCCCGAGCGGGGAGCCTGGGCTGCATAATTGCGCGGTGCCCCTTGTTCTTGGAGGATCCGTGAGTGGAAGATGTTGCTTTCCTGTAACAGACATTCGCTGGTCTCATTTGCTAGGAAATGCTCTGATTTCCTTTAATAATTAATGGCAGCCGGGCTCGGCTCTCGGAGCGCCGGGGTCTCAGCAGCGCTGGGAGCAGAGATGCAGCTATTACCCGGCCGGCAGCCCGcgggcccccccgcccccccgctgCACTTTAGGGCCAAAAAAGCCTGGGGGAGGCGGAGGGGAATTAAAAGGCCGGGGCGAGCGCTGGCTCGCTGCAGCTGCccggctctgcctgctgctggggccgTGCCACGTTCGCATTAGCCAGGAGCCCCGTGGCCGGGCTCCAGCGCAGACAGCGGGgtcccctgtcccagcagcaTCGCGCGGCTTCGTGCACTGAGCTGGGGTCCCCGTGCACTGTGGGGTCCCGGGTTCAGCACCCACGTGTAGGGAGGATGGTCCGGAGCTCGGAGCTTGGCACTGCCGGAGCCCCAGCTCGTGGGCACGGACGGGGTCCGGGGAGCGCCCCCCCACACTGCTTGGAGCCTGGGTGTGAGGCAGCGAGGACACGAGCGTGTGCGTGTGCGCGGAGGTGTgcggggctgccagcagcgcaCGGGGACAGCGAGTGTGTGAGCGCACACACGCGTGTCCGGCCGTGCACGCTGCAGTGTGGTCGGGCACCCGTGTGCCAAGCAAGCGCGGGGCACCGGCGCCCCGGTGCGTGCAGAGGGGCTCTGAGCCCCCGCAGGCAGCTCGGTGGGCTGCGCGCCCCCCGCCCTCGGAGCGTCCCGGAGCTTTGCGGGGCGCCGGGCGGCCggagggggcctggggggccGTGCCCGGGCCGTTCCCCCCCCGCCGTTCCCGGGCCGGCCATCAGGTGGCGGCCGTGCCCTGGCACAGCGGGGGGGCCCCGTACCGGGCCCGGCTCCGGCAACGGGGCGCActgcggggctgccccccaccgagccctgtgtccccccccggggggctccggggctggagcagggccgGGGGTTCTAGCCCCGCACGTTTGTGCCCTCCCCCCCAGTGCTGACCCCTGCCTGCGCCCTGTCTGCCCCATGCcgtggggggctgcggggggctgcgggcacagCGGGGTCCTGCCCCACACCGGGGGTCGGTGCAGGCCGTGGGGTCCCCGTGGGGCCGTCCCGGTCCCTGCCTTGCTTGGGAGGCTCCAAGGCAGCGTGGGAACCGGCTCCGGCAGCTCGAGCCCCCTGaggctggtgggggggggccaagccccccgcccccggctcGCTCATCGCCCGATGTGTTTTTAATCACGGAAGCGGGGAATTTTTTACATCCCCGTGTTTGTCTTGGCCGCGCCGCCCCGCTGGCTGCCGAGCCGCACGGTGGGGCCGGGTCCTGCTCCCGCGGCCCCCCACGCGGATGTGCAGGGCGGGGGCGGCACTGGCCCCCGCACGGGCGCTGACACCGCCGCAGGGACGGGGACCACCCGCCGGGCTGGGGACGGTGCCGACCGTGTGGGTGGCTGCGTGTGCCAGGGGAGCGGGCAGTGCCGGAGCTGCCGCCCGTCCGCTGGCATCCCCCGTGCCACCCGTGCCTTGTCACCGTGTGCCACCCGAGCCTTGTCACCCCGTGCCACCGCTGCTTTGTCACCATGTGCAAGTCCTTGTGGGGACAGCAAGGGAGTCCCATGAGGCTGGGCTGCTGGTGCCTGCATTCGCCCCGACTGTGGCACGTGGTGGGGCCCCGCTGCGGCAGTGGGAATTGGGGGGTCTCCATGACTGCCCCTCTCTGTGCGCCACGGCCTTCGGCCTCGCTCATTGTCAGGGCAAGCCCTGCAGGTGGTGGGGGCGAGCTGGGTGTGGGCACATCCTGGCTGTGGTTCAGGGCTGGGGGGCCGTGGTCCTCCCTGCTTCCATCTCCGTAACATCCCATGGGTACCGGGGACACCCTCGCCCCGTGGGCATCACGATGGGCACGTCGTGCCAAGTCCCTCCTGGGGAAGGAGCTCTGTGGGGGGACGCAGGCGGCCCTGGGGAGGGGCCGCAGGGCCCCAGCAGCCGCCCCGCGCTCACCCCTGCCTCGTCCCCGCAGCGGGGTGGGCCTGGCCCGAGCCCACTTCGAGAAGCAGCCCCCCTCCAACCTGCGGAAATCCAACTTCTTCCACTTCGTCCTGGCCATGTACGACCGGCAGGGCCAGCCCGTGGAGATCGAGCGCACCTCCTTCATCGACTTCGTGGAGAAGGAGCGGGTGAGGCCAGGGGGcatgggatggggggggggtgaggcCACCGTAGGGTGTGGGGTCTGCGGCTCAGGactgggctggggctgcacccGGGGGATGGTGACACCCCGCGGCCCCCACCCGACtgttctccccctccccaggagCAGAACGGCGAGAAAACCAACAACGGCATCCACTACCGGCTGCAGCTGCTCTACAGCAacggtgggtgctgggggggggtgcaggggcGCGTGCCGGGCTGACTGACCCCTCTCGCCCCGCAGGGGTCCGGACCGAGCAGGATCTCTACGTCAGGCTCGTCGACTCCATGTCCAAGCAGGTAACGCTGCGGGGGGTCCCCGTGGCCCCCACCCTGCATCGGCTGCCCCGTCCCACGCAGCCACCGAGCCCTGCACGTGCACACGGAGATGTGCAGGATGGGCACggctgtgtgcatttgtgtgcaGCGTGGGCACACACAGGTGTGCATGGGCACACGCGTGTGCATGCGCCCCACACACCCCATGGCTGTGGGCACGGCCGCTGCTCCCCGCGGGTCCCCATCCCCGTAGCTCCGGGCCCGGCGGAGCCCCCACCTCCCGCTCTCCCCGCCAGGCCATCATCTACGAGGGGCAGGACAAGAACCCAGAGATGTGCCGGGTCCTCCTCACCCACGAGATCATGTGCAGGtagggggctggggggggctgccagccccagctgcctggtGCCAGCACCACGGTCCCCCGTGCCCCATTAGAGCCGCTCTTGTTTACCACGCTCACTCGGTGTTTGTGCAAATTAGCGCTCCGTGCCAGCACGGCTAATTGATCTCCAGGAGCCGTGCTAAGGATGCTGCGGCCGGGCCTTGTGCTCCCCATGGTGCTCCTTGGGGCTCAGCCGTGTCCCCTGACCCCGTGGGCAGCGTGGGGCCACCGTGGGAGCATGCGGGGCGTGGGCGACCCCGGCGCACGGAGCCCACCCATGGCACCCCAGTGCAGAGCCCAAGCTCAGAGCCTGGTGGCACAGTGGGACCAGTaagggggggctgcagcagggcatcCCCTGCGGCGCCCCAGCCCCCCGTGCCCTGGCACCACGTGGCCGATGTCCCTGTCCTGGGgacccctccagccctgctcccctgggggcACGTGGCTGTCCCTTCCATGTCCGCCCCCCCACCTTTGCTCCCCAGCAAAGGGAAAGGTGATGGGGGGGATTCTGGGGGTGGGGGGTACCCCTGGGGTCCTGGGGGCGCATGGGGCTGTCCCGGCACCTCTCCCTcactctgctcctctcccccagccgCTGCTGTGACAAGAAGAGCTGCGGGAACCGCAACGAGACGCCCTCGGACCCCGTCATCATCGACAGGTACGGGGCAGCGcccgggggtccccggggaGCCAGGGCAGGGAGTCCCTGGGTGGGGGGCCGGATGTGAGCGCTGCCTCGTTAGTGC
It includes:
- the LOC118261097 gene encoding RING finger protein 145-like isoform X2: MSRLEAAANVALRVPALALLDALYRWDAAGPGPLPVLPGGAPLRARALRAASCLGHVLCVVLLVLPVRSLVKLYLHLLTALLLCAGHQAASDYVRRELEHGFQGAVYSDTAAFGRFTTALAGQVCVCTLCALLMRTRQAWLFAAPLLPVLARLCGFPLHALPLASTFAAICTSMEVLYVLSSHVLVPFQLAAAACREIMQAMEVYRLLALGVSLWSQLAVPLLFLVFWLVLFSLRLSSFLASSGSAVAQQGLLFILLSSVAECCSTPYSLVGLTFTVSYLALGVLNLCKFYLLGFSAFQNGNVMHRGVTEGVTLLLLALQTGLLDLQVLQRTFLLSIILFIVVTSTLQSMIEIADPIVLALGASRNRSLWKHFRGISMCLFLLVFPCFMAYKIAHFFHLDFWLLILVSSCMLTSLQDTPLERMDEIIYCVNAVSRVLEFLVALCVVAYGTWESLFGEWSWMGASVIIIHSYFNVWLRAQSGWRSFLLRREAAKKINSLPRATRGQLRDHNDVCAICFQDMQVAVITPCSHFFHGACLRKWLYVQDTCPMCHQQVTPAAPQDHAGIGTAAQEVPAHEDEVLVDGGAPAQPREDGLPRGDSVLAGPGDSRACQGDGAGPCSPHLPAHPSTPALGEEAAGAIPQPHGDPCPCPRPPAPLRAGPPSKDSQQLVPSPASLDHFASPTPGAGDGGDIHSGHHPS
- the LOC118261097 gene encoding RING finger protein 145-like isoform X1, with amino-acid sequence MSRLEAAANVALRVPALALLDALYRWDAAGPGPLPVLPGGAPLRARALRAASCLGHVLCVVLLVLPVRSLVKLYLHLLTALLLCAGHQAASDYVRRELEHGFQGAVYSDTAAFGRFTTALAGQVCVCTLCALLMRTRQAWLFAAPLLPVLARLCGFPLHALPLASTFAAICTSMEVLYVLSSHVLVPFQLAAAACREIMQAMEVYRLLALGVSLWSQLAVPLLFLVFWLVLFSLRLSSFLASSGSAVAQQGLLFILLSSVAECCSTPYSLVGLTFTVSYLALGVLNLCKFYLLGFSAFQNGNVMHRGVTEGVTLLLLALQTGLLDLQVLQRTFLLSIILFIVVTSTLQSMIEIADPIVLALGASRNRSLWKHFRGISMCLFLLVFPCFMAYKIAHFFHLDFWLLILVSSCMLTSLQVMGTLFIYALFVVELLQDTPLERMDEIIYCVNAVSRVLEFLVALCVVAYGTWESLFGEWSWMGASVIIIHSYFNVWLRAQSGWRSFLLRREAAKKINSLPRATRGQLRDHNDVCAICFQDMQVAVITPCSHFFHGACLRKWLYVQDTCPMCHQQVTPAAPQDHAGIGTAAQEVPAHEDEVLVDGGAPAQPREDGLPRGDSVLAGPGDSRACQGDGAGPCSPHLPAHPSTPALGEEAAGAIPQPHGDPCPCPRPPAPLRAGPPSKDSQQLVPSPASLDHFASPTPGAGDGGDIHSGHHPS